aacataaagaaaattacaacaaaagaatggaagaatgatgaatgtaacaacaaagtaTTGgagagtagaagtagaagaagatgaatgaaaacctagatctaagaactaaacataatcctaatcctaatcctagagaaaaGTGAGAGCTtatctctctaaaactaactctaaactcattctaatgagtgtgaatgatggAATGTGAGTGAATCCCCTTtactcttcaatccttggctttaaatagcatctttggcgccaaagttggttgggattgggccccacaactccTCAGAATTTGTTGGTTgtgaattcattaaaaaaatcatatgtcagcaccgacgcgtacgcgcacagcacgcgtacgcgtccatgggccatttcacaagttttatttgttttcaagattttcattgaacctggaattactcataacattcatatcattttgcattctgcatactgcataattaCATACctatatattgaaaaaaaaaagaaaaaaatatagaaagaataaaataaaaagaaaaaagaaaagaaagagagcaaacaataaaaaggggacaaaatgccccaaagtaagtggtgaatgcaatgcatatgtactgtacttgaaattagaatgcatgaatatgtggaaaacatggttaatggatagttagatgtggtattatgattacatggattgtctaaagttaggtggaaagtttaagttaattaaggattcaaattttagtccacttgaccaaatacaatcctaccttgaccctaaccccattacaaaccttaaaagacctcttgatatgtgtatctgtgcagtaattctttgttgattggtagaagaagagcaagccttagaaagcaaggttagtacaGAATTGAGAGAGTCGAACCTTAAACAcatgagtgattagagtgtatacacttcctgTGAGGGTTCggtgctcaattccttgttcccggctttcatgagctattttcttctgcaagtttacttgtactttattttgtgatttgaattagtgaaatccagttcatgtCTGTTCTtggaagatttatttacttttcaccaagtaggaaGAAACATTTTGTATGTAGTTGCATCTAGggtagattgcattgcatgacaTTCCACCACCTTACCTTACTCTttatcttggatttagcatgaggacatgctattgtttaagtgtggagaggttgataaacccatattttatgatatattttgtgcttagtttgagtgatttattcaatccttcacccacttattcatattaattgcatggttttacttttccttccttattatgtgatgtatgtgaaaaacatgtttcctaggatttaaaattaattattttaattaccctttattatcattcgatgccgtgatttctGTCTttagtagtttcagatcttctaacgCAAGAATGACTTaaagatggaaaggaaacatacaaaaatggaaggaaagcacaaaacaGAGTTtctgaagaaactggcagcgacgtgatcgcatggacgacgcggccgcatgccaagcgcaaagaagcagcgacgcggctgcatgactgacgcgaccgcgcaccTAAAGAAGAACATCTATgatgcggccgcatgactgacgcgaccgcgcgacaagaaaaactccaattgacgcggccgcgtgacccacgcagacgcgtgatagaggccacgcaccagaaattgcagaaaacgctcatagcgaattctgaagccctttttggcccaaatccaagtccagaaggcatagaccagaggttatgaagtgggaaaatgcatccattcaagggGAGTCTCCAattttagtcactttccatgatttaggtttagttggagagaggttctctcctctctctttaggattaggatatagatttaggattttatttgctttgaggattatctttttatcaggttcaatattctttgcatttatttattttcaatgttccatgtttggattgattttcttatttaaatataatttgaggtattttcagatctatgatttgtttctaGTTTATTgttgcttttatttatgttactgttgcttcccatctgaaggcatttttattcGTGTAGAtttatttttcccctttttggtcttggttaagaaatcagtaactcatgagttatcaaactcaaacatgcttgatgattgttatctttgctaattgaattgttcttcaataatcccaatcttttctcCGGAAATAAATAGGATCCGAAGATCAGACTAATTAATcccttgaccttcctttgccttagtaagggttaacaaagtggaattaagattcaattttcatcatcattgataaggataactaagattggacttccaatttctaataccttgccaaaagtctattttacagttatttatttattttaattgccatttaatttactcgttattaaattacttgttcctcattcttgaaaccccaaatttacaatctccataaccaataaaaagaacatacttccctgcagttccttgagaagacgacccgaggtttgaatacttcggttatcaatttatttaggggtttgttacttgtgtgatgccagggcattttggccagtttcactgaccttttctttactgtttttaggtaatttcatgcattttcttaggaaataagttagttttgggcagatattcactcaaaccttgattcaagcatacattgtgtattttacattatttcatgaagattttgcatgattttaatgacaaaattgtatattgcattacccatgacttggactagaactttgatgcactctattgcttgatttcaggaccaaaggaagcaaggaatgggaggtaacttgcaaagttaaggagaaaagtgattgccaaaaacactctcaaaagccatcaatgccacgttaaagagtcacgttaactaagttaacgtgaactctaacatggagaagagaagttgagccaacgttagtgacactcaacattgtcactaacgttggcaattgctcacaaatggccacgttagaggccacgttaacctagttaacgtggcctctaacgttaaagggggaagagaagccaacgttagtgacactcaacattgtcactaacgttggcctaaggtgcaaagagccacgttaactcccacgttaacttggttaatgtGGGAGCCAACGTAAGAGATggagagttgtcgacaacgttagtgacactcaacattgttaCTAACATTGGAGCAACCACTCAaaccccaagagccacgttaacctccacgttaacttggttaacgtggaagctaacgatgaggaatgaaatcagccaacgttagtgacactcaacattgtcactaacgttgggatggctaagaatggccacgttagaagccacgttaacccagttaacgtggactctaacgtgagacctaggggcacacttgaacgttagtgacaatgttgagtgtcactaacgttctcgaaagTTGGCaaaggccacgttagaagccacgttaacctagttaacgtgagctttaacgaagcaagaaggggcacacttgaacgttagtgacaatgttgaatgtcactaacgttctcgaaggctaacaaggcaacgttaaaagccatgttaacccagttaacgtgggctttaacgagaggcaaaggggtgcatggccaaagtatggaatattatatattgctggaaagcccaggatgtctactttctaacgccgttaagagcgcgccaattggacttctgtagctccagaaaatccacttcgagtgtagggaggtcagaatccaacagcatctgcagtccttttcagcctctgaatcagatttttgctcaggtccctcaatttcagctagaaaatacctgaaatcacagaaaaatacacaaactcatagtaaagtccataaaagtgaattttaactaaaaactaataaaaatatactaaaaactaactaaaacatactaaaaacatactaaaaacaaatccaaaaagcgtataaattatctgctcatcaatgaGCTTATTGCCGAAGGGATTTAAGAGTCGGCTGAGAAAGTTGATTCAGGTGCCAGGCTTTGGTACCCCAGCACAATTCTCCGCTTGTGCAACAAGGCTAAGGTAATATTTGAGGACAGCAGTCCAGACTGGGTGAACCCAGGGAAGCCGGCACACTTGAGCGCATGGTCCATACCTCACTTGCTCAACAACTAAGAAGGCCACATATAGGAAGGCACAGAGCCCAGGAAGAAGTTCATCAAGAGGAATATCATCAGGAAGAGTACCAACAAGAAGAGCAACACAACCCAGCCAACCTCAATATGAGTCATATCTTACATGCCATTGAGGATTTGGAGATGAAACATATGGAGGGACAAGAGCAAATACTTGCCATGCAGTCCAAATGGATGAAGCAACAAGAAGAGTGGCAGAAACAACACATGGAGCAGCAACAGCTGAATGAAGGAAGGCAGCTGCATAGAGAGGAGTTCAGTGTAAACACTCAAGCCAGATTGAGTTACATGTCAGATAATATGCACCACCTATATTATGCCATTCCCACCTATGAGGAAGTCCAAAAAGAGTTTGTTGAACGAGAAGAAGGGAAGGTGAAACAGCAGAAGGAAActttgaagaaaaagatggaagATGCTGGGTTTTAGAAGAAACTACTTGGAAAAGGCAAAGATAGTGGGAGCACAAGCACTCAAGAAAGGCACCAAGAGGACAAGCATGGAGGGGAGCATGAGCAACCAcatgagtaaaaggtggtggagcttctttcttggttctttgtttatatcataaataaggaggatcttgtatgaaatagaacatgcctCCATAGTAGCTAAACAACTTTCAATTATGCATTCTAAGTTTTCAAATTAAGAAGTCAGTACCTACTAGCCTTTATGTTACTGCATTTGTATCTTTACTTATTGTATGCTTGTCGtttaaatcaaatgaaaagagaatgtCTATGTTTACAAAAGACCAAAAATGAGTTCATATGGTGGAAATGCATTCATGAATCTTTGGGGgtagtcataagttagctaagttggttcaaccacaaggtcaggatgacaactatctatcctgaatgcttacttttgatatacccatgagactaagataacaacaagatcctaataagagaaaagggaaagaacaatggaagtgaaaaacaaaagaaaaagagtaagcaataaggctaggaACCAATGGTTTACCCTaagacatgtgtctgtggtgctcctgtgtgagggatctacttggatgaataagctctttggggtgcttcatcacttggtaacttgggttaactaacccatgattatcagctgaaaatccactatcaagagtaaccctcaccacagagcatttagtaacccaaagaggtgctggacaccaaggtctgaaggaaagaaaataaataaactatatgtctgtggtgtgtatgtatgggggagagacttgagtaagtaagtccttaggggtgcttcaacacccAGCACCTTGAACCAATTGGTTCAGGAGTGTTGGCTGAAGGCTTATCCTAAAGAGTTGCCCCTTACAAAACACTCAGCCTAAATAACACAAACAACccttgaaataacaataaaaggatcaataaatacAGGTCTCATGGGACATAACAAAGTGAGTAATTTAggagatgataaaggtctgaaagccagtagtggaatgaacctaagttgctatgcatgaaaccactataaaatcagtaatatgacttccacaaggatgactcatttctctgaagattccattcatcattctcttgttccagtacttgcttagggacaagcaagctttaagtttggtgttgtgatgccagggcattttggccagtttcactaaccttttctttactgtttttaggtaatttcatgcattttcttaggaaataagttagttttgggcagatattcactcagaccttgattcaagcatacattNNNNNNNNNNNNNNNNNNNNNNNNNNNNNNNNNNNNNNNNNNNNNNNNNNNNNNNNNNNNNNNNNaaaaacactctcaaaagccatcaatgcccacgttaaagagtcacgttaactaagttaacgtgaactctaacgtggagaagagaagttgagccaacattagtgacactcaacattgtcactaacgttggcaaatGCTcgcaaatggccacgttagaagccacgttaactaggctaacgtggcctctaacattaaagggggaagagaagccaacgttagtgacactcaacattgtcactaacgttggcctaaggtgcaaagagccacgttaactcccacgttaacttggttaacgtgggagctaacgtaagagatggagagttgtcgacaatgttagtgacactcaacattgtcactaacgttggagcaaccactcaaaccccaagagccacgttaacctccacgttaacttggttaaagtggaagctaacgatgaggaatgaagaatgagccaacgttagtgacactcaacattgtcactaacgttgggatggctaagaatggccacgttagaagccacgttaacccagttaacgtggactctaacgtgagacctaggggcacacttgaacgttagtgacaatgttgagtgtcactaacgttctcaaaaGTTGGCaaaggccacgttagaagccacgttaacctagttaacgtgagctttaacgaagcaagaaggggcacacttgaacgttagtgacaatgttgagtgtcactaacgttcttgaaggctaacaaggcaacgttaaaagccatgttaacccagttaacgtgggctttaacgagaggcaaaggggtgcatggcaacgttagtgacaatgttaagtgtcactaacgtgctcgaacttgtattttcactaaatattaaacacccctaacgtcttgagctaaagtctctgcccacttcacattttctctctgcaagtgagccaagcccaaatgaagaaaggaactgcttcaaactcaaagatccaaaggcccaagacttgaagaatggtgcgcgaaattgtgaacaatactttttcacaactctcataatccccggtcatgaaccccaaaaacttggtagctcaataccatggcattacacaacttcgcacaactaactagcaagtgcactgggtcgtccaagtaataaaccttacgcgagtaagggtcgatcccacggagattgttagtattgaagcaagctatggtcatcttgtaaatcttagtcaggcaaactcaaatgtatatgggtgatgaacgaaaataacacaaggtaaagatagagatacttatgtaattcattggtaggaacttcagataagcgcatgaagatgccttcccttccgtctctctgctttcctactgtcttcatccaatccttcttactcctttccatggcaagcttgtgtagggtttcaccgttgtcaatggctacctcccatcctctcagtgaaagcgattgtatatgctctgtcacagcatagcggaattcagctgtcggttctcggtcaggccggaatagaatccattgattcttttgcgtctgtcactaacgccccgcctgctaggagtttgaagcacgtcacagtcattcaatcattgaatcctactcagaataccacagacaaggttagaccttccggattctcttgaatgccaccatcagttctagcctataccacgaagacactgatctcacggaatggttggctcgcttgtcagacgagcactcggttgtcaggcgatcaaccatgcatcgtgcaatcaggaagcCAAGAGATAAACACTAGAGCCTTGttcgcttgtagaacaagagtggNNNNNNNNNNNNNNNNNNNNNNNNNNNNNNNNNNNNNNNNNNNNNNNNNNNNNNNNNNNNNNNNNNNNNNNNNNNNNNNNNNNNNNNNNNNNNNNNNNNNNNNNNNNNNNNNNNNNNNNNNNNNNNNNNNNNNNNNNNNNNNNNNNNNNNNNNNNNNNNNNNNNNNNNNNNNNNNNNNNNNNNNNNNNNNNNNNNNNNNNNNNNNNNNNNNNNNNNNNNNNNNNNNNNNNNNNNNNNNNNNNNNNNNNNNNNNNNNNNNNNNNNNNNNNNNNNNNNNNNNNNNNNNNNNNNNNNNNNNNNNNNNNNNNNNNNNNNNNNNNNNNNNNNNNNNNNNNNNNNNNNNNNNNNNNNNNNNNNNNNNNNNNNNNNNNNNNNNNNNNNNNNNNNNNNNNNNNNNNNNNNNNNNNNNNNNNNNNNNNNNNNNNNNNNNNNNNNNNNNNNNNNNNNNNNNNNNNNNNNNNNNNNNNNNNNNNNNNNNNNNNNNNNNNNNNNNNNNNNNNNNNNNNNNNNNNNNNNNNNNNNNNNNNNNNNNNNNNNNNNNNNNNNNNNNNNNNNNNNNNNNNNNNNNNNNNNNNNNNNNNNNNNNNNNNNNNNNNNNNNNNNNNNNNNNNNNNNNNNNNactaataaaaaatatactaaaaactaactatatcataccaaaaacatactaaaaacaatgccaaaaagcatacaaattatccgctcatcaaagaactaactagaagctgagaagagtagtatatataggagtagttttgaaatagagagcAGCTTTTGGGGGAGGagagaactactctctgtatctttactttctctgcacttctagttttatgatgtattctccatctttgattttgatttctagagctatgaacaactaaacccctttcattgggttagggagctctcttgtaatttgatggatcaattatagttttcattcttcttcttctttcttttctcttgatcttactagaaagctttccttctatctttccttttgattttacttgaaagctttcgatcttcatccaattggatagtgatcttggaaaagaagctattcaaacatggatctcttcggacccttgaaagaggaatgaagagattagctagaaatgctttctcatgctggaccaaattgagtgtggatggttatgtggctataaccctctaagcacttgatttgggaagtgcatgtggtataatcagtgaccacacttcatctcttctcatgagcaattaaccaaggaattggctattgattaagatttgagagattgaattgcaagaaattgtgattcaatcacttaagattgccaaggagatcaatgagtgcattgattgaggaagagatgaaaatgaaattgatccggagaatgcaacatctcctaagcccaatgaactccccatttctgatcttacccattctcttaatttctgcaatttacttttatgagcaattcccccattcacatttacaattctgctatttactttcagtcatttactttcccgctattttaatttctgcaattatcaactctattcatggattcactcaactagatcattcctctaattaaagttgtttgatcaatcaatccctgtgggattcgacctcactctattgtgagtttttacttgacgacaaattcggtacacttgccgaatggaaatttgttgagagacaaatttTCTCCGATcattgtgacaaccaaaacgtttgtacgaagggattcttgttggtttagaatctatacttacaacgcaattttataaaattctttactagcaaaaattccAACGTCATGCGCGTAAGCGCCAGGTGCGcacgcgcgtcc
The genomic region above belongs to Arachis duranensis cultivar V14167 chromosome 3, aradu.V14167.gnm2.J7QH, whole genome shotgun sequence and contains:
- the LOC107479271 gene encoding uncharacterized protein LOC107479271 — protein: MVHTSLAQQLRRPHIGRHRAQEEVHQEEYHQEEYQQEEQHNPANLNMSHILHAIEDLEMKHMEGQEQILAMQSKWMKQQEEWQKQHMEQQQLNEGRQLHREEFSVNTQARLSYMSDNMHHLYYAIPTYEEVQKEFVEREEGKVKQQKETLKKKMEDAGF